TTGAACTTCTTCATGATCCCCGCGACTACGGCGCAGTTCAACGCGGCAAGGTTCATTTCAGCAGCCACACCATCGTAGAGGATGTTGATCGCCTTGACCGGCTCATCCGTCATCTGGCCGATGAAGCTGCCCAGATGACCGGCCAGCTTGATCCACGGGCCCATGACTTTCGCCTCTTCCGCCGTCACGCTGGGCATGTTCAACGCATTTTCCACAGCACCGGTCAGCAGGTAGTTCGAGATCTGCTCGGCCACCTGCAACGCCACGTTTTCCTGCGCTTCGGTCGTAGCCGCACCAAGGTGGGGCGTGCAGACCACGTTGGGCAGATTGAACAGCGCGTTTTCCTTGGCGGGTTCCTCACTGAACACGTCAAAAGCCGCCCCGGCCACGTGACCGGATTGCAGCGCTTCGGCCAAAGCGTCTTCATCAACCAATCCACCACGGGCACAGTTGATGATGCGCACGCCTTTCTTGGTTTTGGCAAGGTTCTCGCGGCTCAGAATATTGCGGGTCTGGTCGGTCAGCGGCACGTGCAAAGTGATGAAGTCGGCGCGCGACAGCAACTCGTCCAGCTCGACTTTTTCCACGCCCATTTGCGCGGCTTTCTCTTCGCCCAGATAGGGGTCATAGGCGACGACCTTCATCTTCAGGCCCAATGCGCGCTCGCAGACGATACCACCAATGTTGCCAGCACCAATTACGCCGAGCGTCTTGTTGGTCAGCTCGATCCCCATGAACTTGGATTTTTCCCACTTGCCCGCATGGGTCGAGGTAGAGGCCTCAGGGATTTGCCGCGCCACGGCAAACATCATCGCAATCGCATGTTCTGCGGTCGTGATCATGTTGCCGAACGGCGTGTTCATCACAATCACGCCTTTTTTTGAGGCCGCATCCTTGTCGATATTGTCCGTGCCGATACCAGCGCGGCCAATGACCTTCAGCTTGTCGGCTTTCTCCAGAATGGTCGGTGTGACCTTGGTGGCGGAACGAATGGCAAGACCGTCATACTGACCGATCACCTCGGCCAGCTTGTCTTTGTCCTTGCCCAGATCGGGCATGAAATCCACATCGATGCCGCGATCGCGGAAAATCTGCACGGCGGTTTCGCTGAGCTTGTCAGATACGAGTACTTTAGGGGCCATATCTCTGGTCCTTGAATTGTATGGAAGGTCCGGGCCTGAACCGGCCCGGCAAAAAAGGTCAGGCAGCTTCGGTTTGCGCTGCGATCTCGGCCTCGAAGGCCCAGGCCAACCAAGGCAACATCGCCTCGATATCCGAGGTCTCAACCGTACCGCCGCACCAGATACGCAGACCCGCAGGCGCGTCGCGATAGGCCCCGATGTCCAGCGCGATATTCTCAACCTCAAGCCGTTTGGCCACAGCCTTGGCGAAGCTGGCTCCGTCCTGAATGCGCGCGTCGGTGAACTTCAGGCACACGGATGTGTTCGACCGCGTCGCCGCGTCTTCGGCCAGATTGGCAATCCAGTCATTTTGTGCACAGAACACATGAACCGCATTGGCATTTGCGTCCGCACGAGCAATCAAACCCTGCAAGCCACCGACCGAGCGCGCCCAGTCCAGCGCAAACAGGTAATCCTCGACCGCCAACATAGAAGGCGTGTTGATCGTGGCACCGGTAAAGATACCGTCGATCAGCTTTCCGCCTTTGGTCAGACGGAAAATCTTGGGCAGCGGCCATGCTGGGGTGTAGCTTTCCAGCCGTTCAACGGCACGAGGGCTCAGGATCAACATCCCATGCGCTGCTTCGCCGCCCAGAACCTTTTGCCAGCTAAAGGTGGTCACATCCAGCTTGTCCCAGGGCAGGTCCATTGCAAAGGCCGCCGAGGTGGCATCGCAGATTGTCAGACCCTGACGGTCATCTGCGATCCAGTCGCCGTTGGGAACCCGCACGCCAGAGGTGGTGCCGTTCCACGTAAACACGACGTCATTGGCGAAATCGACCGAATCAAGATCGACGATATTCCCGTAATCGGCGGTTTTAACCTCGGCATCGATCTTTAGCTGCTTAACCACATCCGTCACCCAGCCCGCACCAAAGCTCTCCCAAGCCAGCATCTCGACCTTGCGCTCACCTAGCAGCGACCACAGCGCCATCTCAACAGCGCCGGTGTCCGAGGCAGGAACGATGCCGATCTTGTAATCCGCAGGAATGCCCAGCACCTCACGCGTGCCTTCGATGGCAGCTTTCAGCTTATCCTTGCCAACAGCAGCGCGGTGAGAACGACCCAGCGCAGCATCGGCCAGCTTGGACAGCTCAAATGTGGGGGGTTTGGCACAAGGGCCCGAGGAAAAACGCGGATTTCCCGGCCGCGTTGCCGGTTGTTCAATCGTCATCTGTATTACCCTTCCAGATACACGCCCCTCGTTGGGGAGGGGTGTCCCACGGACAGAGCTATGGGGGCTTTGCAGCTGCAGCAAGCAGAAAAGACGCTTGGCCGGGCAAAAACGACATTTGAAGAGGCATCACATCGGAACGCTTGTTTCCGATTGGCGAAAACCCCGCCATTGATTTGGCGGGGTTTTGTTTTGGGTTTACTCGGCTGCGTCGAGATATTCTTCCATTGGGGGGCATGTGCAGACGAGGTTTCTGTCGCCATATGCGTTGTCGACGCGGTTGACGGGGGACCAGTATTTGTCGACGCCCATGGAGCCCGGAGGGAAGCAGGCCTGTTCACGGGTGTAGGGGCGGTCCCAGTCGCCGACCAGATCGCGCACCGTGTGGGGGGCGTTTTTCAGCGGGTTGTTCTCCGCGTCGATCTTGCCGTCGATGATGTCCTGCGCTTCCGCCCGGATGGACAGCATGGCATCGCAGAAACGATCCAGTTCGGCCATGGGTTCCGATTCCGTGGGTTCCACCATCAGGGTGCCCGCCACCGGCCAGCTCATGGTCGGCGCGTGGAAGCCTGAATCGACCAGACGCTTGGCCACATCGTCGACGGTGACATGCGCCGCTTCGTCCAGCGGACGGGTGTCGAGGATGCATTCATGCGCCACACGCCCCGTTT
The genomic region above belongs to Ruegeria sp. HKCCD4315 and contains:
- a CDS encoding phosphoserine transaminase, with the translated sequence MTIEQPATRPGNPRFSSGPCAKPPTFELSKLADAALGRSHRAAVGKDKLKAAIEGTREVLGIPADYKIGIVPASDTGAVEMALWSLLGERKVEMLAWESFGAGWVTDVVKQLKIDAEVKTADYGNIVDLDSVDFANDVVFTWNGTTSGVRVPNGDWIADDRQGLTICDATSAAFAMDLPWDKLDVTTFSWQKVLGGEAAHGMLILSPRAVERLESYTPAWPLPKIFRLTKGGKLIDGIFTGATINTPSMLAVEDYLFALDWARSVGGLQGLIARADANANAVHVFCAQNDWIANLAEDAATRSNTSVCLKFTDARIQDGASFAKAVAKRLEVENIALDIGAYRDAPAGLRIWCGGTVETSDIEAMLPWLAWAFEAEIAAQTEAA
- the serA gene encoding phosphoglycerate dehydrogenase, yielding MAPKVLVSDKLSETAVQIFRDRGIDVDFMPDLGKDKDKLAEVIGQYDGLAIRSATKVTPTILEKADKLKVIGRAGIGTDNIDKDAASKKGVIVMNTPFGNMITTAEHAIAMMFAVARQIPEASTSTHAGKWEKSKFMGIELTNKTLGVIGAGNIGGIVCERALGLKMKVVAYDPYLGEEKAAQMGVEKVELDELLSRADFITLHVPLTDQTRNILSRENLAKTKKGVRIINCARGGLVDEDALAEALQSGHVAGAAFDVFSEEPAKENALFNLPNVVCTPHLGAATTEAQENVALQVAEQISNYLLTGAVENALNMPSVTAEEAKVMGPWIKLAGHLGSFIGQMTDEPVKAINILYDGVAAEMNLAALNCAVVAGIMKKFNPEVNMVSAPVVAKERGIKISTTNQDKSGAFEGYIKVTVVTDKRERSIGGTVFSDGKPRFIQIKGINIDAEIGAHMLYTTNEDVPGIIGALGQTMGENNVNIANFTLGRSEAGGEAIALLYVDEPVPAEARAKLAETGLFTQIKPLVFDVA